Proteins encoded within one genomic window of Geotalea daltonii FRC-32:
- a CDS encoding glycosyltransferase, giving the protein MHTNSECFYPKVSIIIPVYNGSNYLNQSIDSALAQTYQNIEVIVINDGSTDDLATENIAKSYGDRIRYFCKNNGGVGSALNFGLDKMTGKYFSWLSHDDIYQPNKIERQIELLRKQTNPEGVIVFSDWENIDENSSSIGCRIIDQAEIASSIYVVMNCTVNGCTLLIPKKCFDETASFDENLPTTQDYDLWFKMARKYQFLHLPESLVRYRIHSQQDSYKHPEHVKEQNILHTNFISRLTVDEILNLENSLPVFYIKRAIFYKYKFPVAEEHAFNLFKCTVSQINLFQILQCLRLYIKYKSL; this is encoded by the coding sequence ATGCATACGAATTCCGAGTGTTTTTATCCCAAAGTATCAATAATAATTCCGGTGTACAATGGGTCAAATTACCTAAATCAATCTATTGACAGTGCATTGGCACAAACTTATCAAAACATTGAGGTGATTGTCATAAATGATGGTTCAACAGACGATCTGGCTACAGAGAATATAGCTAAGTCGTATGGTGACCGCATCCGGTATTTTTGCAAAAACAATGGTGGAGTCGGCTCGGCGCTGAATTTCGGCTTAGATAAAATGACAGGTAAATACTTTTCCTGGCTTAGCCATGATGATATTTACCAGCCGAACAAAATCGAGAGGCAGATAGAACTTCTACGTAAACAAACTAATCCTGAAGGTGTCATCGTTTTTTCTGACTGGGAGAATATTGATGAGAATTCCTCGTCGATTGGGTGCAGAATCATTGACCAAGCAGAGATTGCGAGCAGCATTTATGTTGTCATGAACTGCACGGTAAATGGATGCACTTTGCTCATTCCTAAGAAATGTTTTGATGAGACTGCCTCATTTGATGAGAACCTCCCAACAACACAGGATTACGATCTGTGGTTTAAAATGGCCCGAAAGTACCAATTTTTACATCTTCCCGAGTCATTAGTCCGTTACAGAATACATTCTCAACAAGATTCTTACAAGCATCCAGAACATGTGAAAGAACAGAATATTTTGCATACCAATTTCATATCTAGATTGACTGTGGACGAGATTTTGAATTTAGAAAATTCATTGCCAGTTTTTTATATAAAAAGAGCTATTTTTTATAAGTATAAATTCCCGGTGGCCGAGGAACATGCCTTTAATTTATTTAAATGTACAGTCTCTCAAATAAATCTCTTTCAAATCTTGCAATGTTTACGGTTGTATATTAAGTATAAATCTCTTTAG
- the wecB gene encoding non-hydrolyzing UDP-N-acetylglucosamine 2-epimerase: MLKVLTLVGTRPEIVKLSRVIAELDRHLDHILVHTGQNYDYELNEIFFQQLEVRRPDFFLDAAAETTAQTIGNIISKFDELLVREKPEAMLVLGDTNSSLAVIAAKRRKIPIFHMEAGNRCFDQRVPEEINRKIVDHTSDINLVFSEHARRYLLAEGVRPETVIKTGSPMQEVLTYYQSKIDASNILSQLELSPSAYVVVSAHREENVDSEENFTDLLESLNSIAGRYSMPVIVSTHPRTRKRLEALDISGHDPRIRFLKPLGFLDYVNLQKNAFCVISDSGTITEESSILGFPAITIRQAHERPEGMDETTLIMSGLKAENVLASIDVAAAHYAGVKRPFKVLPDYDTENVSRKVLRIIMSYTEYVNRTVWFKNHA, translated from the coding sequence ATGCTTAAAGTACTCACCCTGGTGGGGACCAGGCCGGAGATTGTCAAGCTCTCACGTGTCATTGCCGAACTGGATAGACACTTGGATCACATACTGGTGCATACCGGGCAAAACTACGACTATGAACTGAATGAAATATTCTTTCAGCAGTTGGAGGTGCGCAGACCCGATTTTTTTCTCGATGCTGCTGCAGAGACTACCGCACAAACCATCGGCAACATAATTTCAAAGTTTGACGAGCTGTTGGTCAGAGAAAAACCTGAGGCCATGCTGGTTTTGGGAGATACCAACTCCAGCCTTGCAGTTATTGCGGCAAAAAGGCGGAAAATACCTATTTTTCATATGGAGGCAGGGAATCGCTGCTTTGATCAGCGCGTGCCGGAGGAGATCAACCGCAAAATCGTCGACCACACCAGTGATATTAATCTCGTGTTCTCCGAGCATGCGCGGCGGTATCTATTAGCCGAAGGAGTACGTCCTGAAACCGTTATAAAAACAGGGTCACCGATGCAGGAAGTTTTAACTTACTATCAATCAAAAATTGATGCCTCGAACATTTTGTCCCAACTGGAATTGAGTCCTTCGGCATATGTGGTGGTTAGTGCCCACCGAGAAGAGAATGTGGACAGTGAAGAAAACTTTACCGATCTTCTGGAATCACTGAATTCGATTGCCGGCCGTTACTCGATGCCGGTCATTGTTTCCACCCACCCTAGGACCAGGAAGCGGCTTGAAGCCTTGGACATATCAGGGCACGATCCGAGAATACGTTTCCTGAAACCTCTCGGTTTCCTGGATTATGTAAACCTCCAGAAAAACGCCTTCTGCGTCATCTCAGACAGTGGTACCATTACCGAAGAATCGTCTATCCTAGGATTCCCGGCGATAACCATCCGCCAAGCCCATGAGCGACCGGAAGGGATGGATGAAACGACCTTGATAATGAGCGGTCTGAAAGCGGAAAATGTCCTTGCCTCCATTGATGTTGCCGCTGCTCACTATGCAGGTGTTAAACGACCTTTTAAGGTCCTCCCCGACTATGATACTGAG
- a CDS encoding glycosyltransferase yields the protein MTPLVSIIIPVYNGSNYLKQAIDSALNQTYKYIEILVINDGSNDGGLTEEIARSYGDKIRYHCKPNGGVATALNTGINLAAGDYISWLSHDDLYLPHKIERQISTIASIGGSDVISYSNYETIDAKNNVLRTVRLETSEIYDCKLAFLLQLFISSIHGCSLLIPRKCFTEVGYFKESLRTTQDYDLWFRLLQKGFAFTHLPEILIQSRFHNEQGTHSLYAVHLKEAEQLYLRAVNTFYDDFEKLPIKKIVDLVIDLRERKLKQTANHVLKSIKQRNMRLYMQMYGEYYKPLIASWLMFHVSRLTQLAKVILSILKRKGRA from the coding sequence ATGACTCCTTTAGTTTCGATCATAATACCTGTCTACAATGGCTCAAACTATCTAAAACAAGCAATTGATAGTGCCCTGAACCAAACCTACAAATATATTGAAATATTGGTGATAAATGACGGCTCTAACGATGGTGGCCTGACTGAGGAAATAGCCAGATCTTATGGTGATAAGATCAGGTATCATTGTAAGCCAAACGGTGGGGTAGCCACAGCACTCAACACTGGTATCAACCTGGCTGCCGGTGACTACATCTCCTGGTTGAGCCATGATGATCTTTATCTGCCCCACAAAATAGAGAGGCAAATCTCCACCATTGCATCAATTGGCGGTTCAGATGTTATTTCTTACTCTAACTATGAAACAATAGATGCAAAGAACAATGTCCTCCGTACAGTCAGATTGGAGACATCTGAAATTTACGACTGCAAACTCGCTTTCCTCTTGCAGTTGTTTATTTCTTCTATCCATGGTTGTTCATTGCTGATACCAAGAAAATGCTTTACTGAGGTTGGTTATTTCAAAGAATCTCTGAGAACGACACAAGATTATGACCTGTGGTTCAGATTGTTGCAAAAAGGATTTGCTTTTACCCATTTGCCAGAAATTCTTATTCAATCGCGCTTTCATAATGAGCAGGGGACCCATTCCTTGTATGCCGTCCATCTCAAAGAGGCGGAGCAGTTGTATCTGCGAGCGGTTAATACCTTCTATGACGATTTCGAAAAATTGCCAATAAAGAAGATTGTGGACCTGGTCATTGACCTGAGGGAAAGAAAGCTGAAGCAAACGGCCAATCATGTTTTAAAGTCGATCAAACAGCGCAACATGAGACTTTACATGCAAATGTACGGCGAATATTACAAACCTTTGATCGCAAGCTGGCTGATGTTCCATGTATCGAGACTGACTCAATTGGCCAAAGTTATACTCAGCATCTTGAAAAGAAAGGGGAGGGCGTGA
- a CDS encoding dTDP-4-dehydrorhamnose reductase family protein encodes MKQSVLILGATGMLGHTLLEQLAARKDLEVTATVRCQGSVEGITTKLLEKIVGNLDADNPDSVLKTLAQVKPDVVINCIGIIKQLPSAKDPITAITINSLFPHRLAQACKAAGSRLIHISTDCVFSGSKGNYTESDVADATDLYGRTKFLGEVDYPHCVTLRTSIIGHELKGCYSLIDWFLAQEGEVNGYTEAIYTGFPTVEMARIIADYVIPNPQLNGLYQVSSEPISKYELLQLVAKQYNKDIQIRPFHDFHCDRSLDSSRFRNITGYTPPSWSEMVAAMWMDWARHAGIGG; translated from the coding sequence GTGAAACAATCAGTTTTGATTCTCGGTGCCACCGGCATGCTCGGTCATACGCTACTTGAGCAATTAGCCGCACGAAAGGACCTGGAAGTCACCGCTACAGTCCGCTGTCAGGGCTCTGTTGAGGGGATAACGACAAAATTGCTAGAAAAGATTGTCGGTAATCTGGATGCCGATAATCCGGATTCTGTTTTGAAAACATTGGCCCAGGTAAAGCCTGACGTGGTCATTAACTGTATCGGCATCATAAAACAATTGCCTTCAGCCAAAGATCCCATAACCGCCATTACCATCAATTCGTTGTTTCCCCATCGGCTTGCCCAGGCTTGCAAAGCCGCCGGCAGCAGGCTCATACATATCAGTACCGACTGCGTCTTTTCCGGCAGCAAGGGAAACTACACTGAAAGCGACGTGGCCGATGCAACAGACCTTTACGGCAGGACCAAGTTTCTCGGTGAGGTGGATTATCCACACTGCGTGACCCTGCGCACTTCCATCATCGGCCACGAACTGAAAGGCTGCTACAGCCTCATCGACTGGTTTTTGGCCCAGGAGGGGGAAGTAAACGGCTATACTGAAGCCATTTACACCGGCTTTCCGACGGTGGAAATGGCGCGGATCATTGCTGACTATGTCATCCCCAATCCACAGTTGAATGGGCTTTACCAGGTCTCATCCGAACCTATCTCAAAATACGAATTGTTGCAGCTGGTGGCAAAGCAGTACAATAAGGACATTCAAATCAGACCATTTCATGATTTTCACTGCGATCGCTCACTTGATTCGAGCCGGTTCAGGAATATTACCGGCTATACACCCCCTTCCTGGTCTGAAATGGTAGCTGCCATGTGGATGGACTGGGCTCGTCACGCCGGCATTGGCGGTTAA
- a CDS encoding polysaccharide biosynthesis protein, whose protein sequence is MFKNKVLLITGGTGSFGNAVLQRFLNTDIGEIRIFSRDEKKQEDMRIALNSAKVKFYIGDVRNLDSIDSAMKGVDFVFHAAALKQVPSCEFYPMEAVRTNILGAENVLNAAIANKVRKLVVLSTDKAVYPINAMGLSKAMMEKLMVAKSRSTDVTGTVFCATRYGNVMASRGSVIPLFVKQIKEGKPLTITDPSMTRFLMSLEDSVDLVLYAYMHAVSGDIFIQKAPASTIMDLAVALKEIFNADNEIKIIGTRHGEKLYESLVNREEMARAVDLGGFYRIPADSRDLNYNKYFVEGEVSISQKEDYTSHNTRRLDVQEVKELMLKLDYIKGELHA, encoded by the coding sequence ATGTTTAAGAACAAAGTCCTCTTGATTACGGGCGGTACAGGATCTTTTGGAAATGCGGTCCTCCAAAGGTTCCTGAACACGGACATCGGCGAGATTCGTATCTTCAGCAGAGATGAGAAAAAGCAGGAAGATATGCGTATTGCCCTTAACAGTGCCAAGGTTAAATTCTACATCGGCGATGTGAGGAACCTGGACAGTATCGACTCTGCCATGAAAGGCGTCGATTTTGTATTTCATGCTGCAGCGTTGAAGCAGGTACCTTCATGCGAATTCTATCCCATGGAAGCGGTGCGAACAAACATACTCGGTGCCGAAAACGTTCTGAATGCAGCAATTGCCAACAAAGTGCGCAAACTGGTCGTACTGAGTACCGATAAGGCTGTGTATCCCATCAATGCCATGGGACTTTCCAAGGCTATGATGGAAAAGCTCATGGTGGCGAAATCCCGGTCAACGGACGTCACCGGCACAGTTTTCTGCGCCACCCGTTATGGCAACGTCATGGCTTCCCGTGGTTCGGTGATTCCCCTGTTTGTCAAACAGATCAAAGAAGGGAAGCCGCTGACAATAACCGATCCCAGCATGACCCGATTCCTCATGTCTTTGGAGGATTCTGTCGATCTGGTGCTCTATGCTTACATGCATGCTGTTTCTGGAGATATTTTCATTCAGAAAGCTCCTGCATCCACGATCATGGATCTTGCTGTCGCCCTCAAAGAAATCTTCAATGCCGATAACGAGATCAAGATCATCGGCACTCGACATGGTGAAAAACTTTACGAGTCCTTGGTAAATCGGGAAGAAATGGCGCGAGCGGTTGATTTGGGTGGATTTTACAGGATACCGGCCGATTCCAGGGATCTCAATTACAACAAATATTTCGTTGAAGGCGAAGTCAGTATCTCCCAAAAGGAGGACTACACCTCCCACAATACTCGACGGCTCGATGTCCAAGAGGTAAAAGAGCTCATGCTGAAGCTTGACTACATCAAAGGAGAACTCCATGCTTAA
- a CDS encoding glycosyltransferase: MDGVSLVICCHNSSKKLEETLKHVSRQKFSSEVPWELIIVDNASTDLTSEMATAITQGATYNCRIVTEGKVGLKNARLKGIVESKYDLISFIDDDNWICESWIENVHNIMSNRPEIGACGGIGLPKFETSPPDWFELQQGSYAVGLQAESTGYIPDSRGYLWGAGLTIRRSAMDEIIQNGFCFSLTGRHGASISSGEDTELCLALRCLGWRLWYDESLSYYHYLPSSRLSWSYLKRLQFSFGASSVVLNAYNECLLYNPETIQNHKKLWIADSMALTKSFFARDGHLFSFICAKEGSSDALFGYYRLGRLLQIISLRHKYDELKNSIFAFWQRASSIRTYRTGSG, translated from the coding sequence ATGGATGGTGTAAGCCTGGTAATTTGTTGCCACAATAGCTCTAAGAAACTTGAAGAGACCTTGAAGCATGTGAGCCGGCAAAAATTCTCCAGTGAGGTTCCCTGGGAATTGATTATTGTTGATAATGCATCCACTGATTTAACTTCTGAGATGGCAACTGCTATAACTCAAGGTGCGACGTATAACTGTAGGATAGTCACTGAGGGAAAAGTAGGTCTTAAGAATGCAAGACTGAAAGGAATAGTTGAGTCTAAATACGATTTAATAAGCTTTATTGATGATGATAATTGGATTTGTGAATCATGGATTGAAAATGTACACAACATAATGTCTAATCGTCCTGAGATTGGTGCCTGTGGTGGAATAGGATTACCCAAATTTGAAACTTCTCCACCTGATTGGTTCGAGCTTCAGCAAGGTAGTTATGCTGTTGGCCTACAAGCTGAATCTACCGGTTATATACCTGATTCGAGAGGGTACCTATGGGGTGCCGGATTAACTATCAGGAGGTCAGCTATGGATGAAATTATACAGAACGGATTTTGTTTTTCCCTAACAGGGCGTCATGGCGCAAGCATTTCCTCGGGAGAGGATACGGAGTTGTGTTTAGCATTGAGGTGCCTTGGTTGGCGTCTTTGGTATGATGAAAGCCTTTCCTATTATCATTATCTTCCTTCCAGCCGACTCAGTTGGTCTTACCTGAAAAGGTTGCAATTCAGTTTTGGTGCATCTAGTGTTGTGTTGAATGCCTATAATGAATGCCTGCTGTATAACCCTGAAACCATCCAAAATCATAAAAAGCTGTGGATTGCAGACTCTATGGCATTGACAAAGTCTTTCTTTGCTAGAGACGGACACCTTTTTTCTTTTATCTGCGCCAAAGAAGGTTCGTCAGATGCATTATTTGGATACTATAGATTGGGCAGGCTTTTACAAATTATAAGCTTACGTCATAAATATGATGAACTCAAAAATAGCATTTTTGCTTTCTGGCAGAGAGCAAGCTCAATAAGAACTTATAGAACCGGGTCAGGTTAA
- a CDS encoding glycosyltransferase family 2 protein, with amino-acid sequence MVKVSVIIPTYNRSELLKCAITSVLDQAYDNYELLIIDDGSTDDTKSIVNGFGSPKIRYIYQSNSGRSSARNYGIKLSKGEYVSFLDSDDIFLPNKLSLQVQALDENPNCGLVYAYAKNVDENGRFLDFHFDGNLSGKIYPEMLYIKNNYITTPTVMVRAKVLAQIGGFNESMHMCEDLDLWRRIARKYEVKQICQSLAHVRIRTTEKMNILEYMRGRKQYYVKAMIDDHNLKAIAPALFVEMYRVYLNCAKYQKQYFVLLYILFQYLLFRAFNMGIKNRC; translated from the coding sequence ATGGTTAAAGTCAGCGTAATAATACCAACATACAACCGTTCTGAGCTTTTAAAGTGTGCGATAACAAGTGTACTTGACCAGGCCTATGACAACTATGAATTACTAATTATTGACGACGGGTCAACTGATGACACCAAAAGTATTGTCAATGGCTTCGGTTCACCTAAAATCAGGTATATTTACCAGAGTAACAGTGGTCGATCTTCGGCACGGAATTACGGAATTAAGCTTTCCAAAGGTGAGTATGTTTCATTTCTAGATTCCGATGATATTTTTTTACCTAACAAGTTAAGTTTGCAGGTTCAGGCACTTGATGAAAATCCAAACTGCGGGTTGGTATATGCATATGCCAAAAATGTCGATGAAAATGGTAGATTTTTGGATTTTCACTTTGATGGTAATCTATCAGGTAAAATTTACCCCGAAATGTTGTATATAAAGAATAACTATATAACTACTCCGACTGTCATGGTTCGCGCTAAAGTATTAGCTCAGATTGGAGGCTTCAATGAATCCATGCATATGTGCGAAGATCTTGATCTTTGGCGTAGAATTGCTCGAAAGTATGAGGTTAAACAAATTTGTCAATCTTTGGCACATGTTAGAATAAGGACAACTGAGAAAATGAACATTTTGGAGTATATGAGAGGACGGAAACAATATTACGTCAAAGCAATGATAGATGACCATAATCTCAAAGCAATAGCACCTGCCTTATTCGTTGAAATGTATCGAGTCTACTTAAATTGTGCAAAATACCAGAAACAGTATTTCGTGTTATTATACATACTATTCCAATATTTGTTGTTTAGGGCTTTCAACATGGGCATAAAAAATCGTTGTTGA
- a CDS encoding RapZ C-terminal domain-containing protein: MSTKQLSSVKIMSFGFKYGSPNANYYFDVGFIKNPARDPKWNFFSTPDEEMRNFVLSQKPVVEFLKYIIPLIKILAPLDQAQVFAFGCNSGRHRSYILVEEIARQLKECGVPAKIVHREDDLQ, encoded by the coding sequence ATGAGTACAAAGCAACTCTCTAGTGTTAAGATCATGTCCTTTGGATTTAAGTATGGCAGCCCAAACGCAAATTACTATTTTGATGTGGGCTTTATAAAAAATCCAGCAAGGGATCCGAAATGGAATTTTTTTTCTACGCCTGATGAAGAAATGCGCAACTTCGTGCTGAGCCAGAAACCTGTTGTTGAATTTTTAAAGTATATAATCCCCCTCATAAAAATACTGGCACCTCTTGATCAAGCCCAAGTTTTCGCTTTTGGTTGTAATTCTGGTCGCCATCGCAGTTATATTCTAGTTGAGGAGATTGCTCGCCAGCTAAAAGAGTGCGGGGTGCCCGCTAAAATCGTACACCGTGAGGATGATTTACAGTGA
- a CDS encoding glycosyltransferase family protein, which yields MSSNNERIWCPSGELRPLSFAQAPKKDLAFIVVNRNRRDLTDYLCHQILNFTNTTDLTYDLFVVDIGSEPAQRSPFTTIEYEDSDFRGKCYAHNVGVRQAALTADYRYYWAMMNDLRFDGQPDAMMRMIELMDSNPEIGILSPTNIGEGKEYPGADPQPGHVFRKVPVCDYLALMLRGQVLHEVGFLNPEFRYCWGAIHELSYKVYRTGKWSIAYCDTVHYEHLGGTTYGKTKNVVSRDEYTLNAKRFAASYFVKQYGRDWDEKFTDALPTDVTLKETYSRHRTYWEESLVSEKNCRNSFFHNIWRKIKNG from the coding sequence GTGAGCTCTAATAATGAACGTATTTGGTGCCCTAGCGGCGAACTTAGACCCTTAAGTTTTGCACAGGCCCCGAAAAAAGACCTTGCATTTATCGTCGTAAACCGAAATCGTCGCGATTTGACTGACTATCTCTGTCACCAGATTCTCAATTTTACGAACACTACGGATCTAACTTATGATCTGTTTGTAGTTGATATCGGTTCGGAACCTGCCCAACGTAGCCCTTTTACCACCATTGAATACGAAGATAGCGACTTTCGAGGCAAGTGTTATGCACACAATGTAGGGGTGCGTCAAGCGGCATTAACCGCTGATTACCGTTATTATTGGGCTATGATGAATGACCTACGTTTTGATGGGCAGCCAGATGCTATGATGCGGATGATAGAATTAATGGACAGTAATCCAGAAATTGGAATTTTAAGCCCTACAAATATTGGGGAAGGTAAGGAATATCCTGGTGCTGATCCACAACCAGGACACGTATTTAGAAAGGTGCCGGTGTGCGATTATCTTGCACTTATGTTGCGTGGCCAAGTCTTGCATGAGGTAGGATTTCTTAACCCCGAATTTCGCTATTGCTGGGGAGCGATACATGAACTGTCATATAAGGTATACCGTACAGGTAAATGGTCTATTGCGTATTGTGATACTGTTCATTATGAACATTTAGGTGGCACTACCTATGGTAAGACAAAAAATGTTGTTAGCCGCGACGAATACACATTGAATGCAAAAAGGTTCGCAGCTTCTTACTTTGTGAAGCAATACGGGCGGGACTGGGATGAAAAATTTACAGATGCATTGCCTACAGATGTCACCTTAAAAGAAACGTACTCACGTCATCGAACCTACTGGGAGGAATCTTTAGTTTCTGAAAAAAATTGCCGTAATTCCTTTTTTCATAATATCTGGCGAAAAATCAAAAATGGCTGA